The Syntrophales bacterium region TTCGCCCGGCGTCTGGGTACCGGCGGTTTCGATCACAAAAGCCGACGGCGAGGCGCTGCTGGCTATGCTCAGCACGGGCACGGGGGTTCAGAGGGTCACACTTATCAATAAACCATCAACTAATCCATACGGCTATAACAGCGGCACCTCTATGGCAGCGCCGCATGTCGCCGGGCTCGCCGGGCTGATCTACGGCCAGTGCCCTTCTGCCGGCTACGCGGACGTCCGGGCTTCAATCATCAACAACGTTGACAAGATACCGGCCCTGGCCGATAAAATTGCCTCCGGCGGCCGGATCAACGCCTTCGCCGCCCTGACAGGCATGTTCCCGTCGGGCGACCTGTCCGGCAACTGCATGATCGATTTGGCAGACGCGATCATCGCCCTGCGGCTTATGGCCAGCATGGATACTCACCTGGTCTGCCCCCTATCCGCCCCAAGCTGCCGCCTCGACGTAAACAACGACGCGATAACAGGCCCCGAAGAGGTTATCTACATCCTCCAAAAAATCTCCGGCATCAGATAAAAATGCAAAAGGGGACAGGCTGCTTTTTCAAATCAAAAAAGTAGCCTGTCCCCTTTTTGGGCCCGGTTTTACCCCAACTTCCCTTTTAAATAGGAAAACCCTTGAACACGGTAGTAATTTCTCAACTCCGGCATTAGCAGACTGCCCAGTTTAACATCAAAATCATGTTTCTTGAGGCTTTGCAGACGGCTTTGCAGCCCCCTGATTGTATTCGGTTCAAGCTCGGGATTGACGCCCCTGCGCATGATAAATTCAAGGTCGAAGACATCGCGGATTTCTCCACGATCAAGAAATGCGTTTATCTTGTTTTGGGCCATCTGCTGCAACGTAAAACCGCGGAGGAGCACCTGGACGCTGCCCGCGGTAGAAAAAGCGATTTTTTCTTCTGTGCTTTGCGGAAGCGCAATCTCTTTGCGTATTTCGATCTTGAGCCGCTGCCGGCCCGCCTCCCGCTGGATTTCCAAGACAAGCGTAAAACGTTTCTCAGCCGCATCCGTAAGAATGTAATCTTTCTGCAACGACTTGGTCAGGTTGTCGAAATACAGTGGATAATCCATATTTCTGTAAAACCAGAAATCAAGATCAACCGAATAACGGGGAAGTTCATGGCACAACCGAAGCATGGTTCCGCCACCGAAGACAAGCGGGGCCAGAAACCGGCGGTTTTTAAGCCACTGCAACACGCCGATCTCAAATAGCTCATGCTCATTCATGCTTTCCATAATTTCTCCATTAATCCGACCGCCTGTTCGGGGAAACTCGACGCCATGTCGTCAAGGATTGCTTTTTTTATTTTGTTCAGATCGAGGGCTGCCACATCAAGGGCGTATCTCCCCAGGGACTGGAGGTACACCGCGTCCCAGAGGGCCTTTTCGGGCGTGGCTATAAAGATGCCGTCCTGCCGGACAAACCCAAAATAAAGATCTTTTTTTATTTTGAAATACCGAAAGATTGTCCCCTGAATGTCGTACTGATTTTGCTTGAGGGCTATCAACTCAAA contains the following coding sequences:
- a CDS encoding S8 family serine peptidase — translated: SPGVWVPAVSITKADGEALLAMLSTGTGVQRVTLINKPSTNPYGYNSGTSMAAPHVAGLAGLIYGQCPSAGYADVRASIINNVDKIPALADKIASGGRINAFAALTGMFPSGDLSGNCMIDLADAIIALRLMASMDTHLVCPLSAPSCRLDVNNDAITGPEEVIYILQKISGIR
- a CDS encoding nucleotidyl transferase AbiEii/AbiGii toxin family protein is translated as MESMNEHELFEIGVLQWLKNRRFLAPLVFGGGTMLRLCHELPRYSVDLDFWFYRNMDYPLYFDNLTKSLQKDYILTDAAEKRFTLVLEIQREAGRQRLKIEIRKEIALPQSTEEKIAFSTAGSVQVLLRGFTLQQMAQNKINAFLDRGEIRDVFDLEFIMRRGVNPELEPNTIRGLQSRLQSLKKHDFDVKLGSLLMPELRNYYRVQGFSYLKGKLG